The stretch of DNA TTAAATCACACTTTGAGGATTTTTTGTGAATTTTTTTTGAATAATTTTTGTCTAAATTGTGTCCACCGGTATTTAAGTCTCATTATACTATATTTTAGAATCTTTAGATAATAAAATACACTCTAAATTGAGTAAAATACAAATAATTTCTTGCTGTTATAGACAACAAAAGCAACTTTGAATGTTGTTGTATATAAGATTAATTTACTCCACCTTATATTACTAGCAGACACTTAGCTATTTAGCAATAGTTTTCACTATAATAATAGTGGAAACATAAAGTTATTCATAAACGTACTTTTTAAAAAGTTATGTAAAAATTTCAGTTTTAATTCTGTTCTTTTTCCTATGTTTTCGATATGATAAATAAGTACTTTTATCGCTTCATTTTTCAAATCATTATAGTGATAATATTTTCCAACATCAATTTATTAAACTTTTAATTTAAGAAGGTGATTTTTTGCAACGTTCTTTAAAGTGGTTAGCAGTTGCAACTACTATTGGAATGATATTAGTTTTACTAGGAGGAGCCCTTGTAACAAAAACAGAATCCGGTATGGGGTGCGGAAGATCCTGGCCATTATGTAATGGTGAATTTGTTCCAACAGAGATAACTCCCGAATTAGTGATTGAACTTGCCCACAGGCTCGTCTCTGGAGCAGTTGGTTTTTTAGTACTCATTTTATCCATCTGTTCATGGAAAGCCATTGGTCATATCAGAGAAACCAAATTCCTATCTTTTCTTTCTTTTTTCTTTTTACTGTTACAAGGATTAATTGGAGCTGCGGCTGTAATTTGGGAACAATCTGACTTTATTCTCGCACTGCATTTTGGGATATCACTCATTTCCTTTGCTGCTGTTTTATTACTTACTTTATTAATCTTTGAAATCGACAAAAAGTTTGACGCAGATAAACTTATCATCGATAAAAAAATGGGCTATCATATTGTCTCTATTTCGATTTATAGTTATTTTGTTATTTATACAGGTGCACTAGTACGTCATACAGAATCAAGTTTGGTTTGCCGTGATTGGCCATTGTGTATTAATACAAGTCCTGCGCTTCCAAGTAATCTATATGAGTGGGTACAGATGGGACATCGAACCGCTGCAGGTTTTATTTTTATTTGGATAGCTTATGTTACTTTTTTAGCAGTAAAAAATTATCGTCAACAAAAGGTTATCTATTGGGGTTGGATAAGTGCATTTACTTTAGTATCCCTACAGGTGTTATCTGGAGCTCTTGTTGTTTTTACACAACTGAATCTTTATATCGCATTGATGCATGCTTTATTTATTACTTGTTTATTTGGTGTATTAAGTTATTTCCTCTTTTTACTATCAAGGTCGAAAAAGAATCGTTAAATATAAAAAAGTTGCCAGTTATTTTACACTGACAACTTTTTTTATTTTGCTGTATTAATGTGTCTGTTGATTTCCGCTCCAGGCACTGCGCTTTCCGCGGGCGGAACGGGGGAGCCTCCTCGATGCTAAAGCACCTGCGGGGTCAACCCCTGCCCCGTCCTCCCGCAGGACATTGAATTTCATCCTCGAATCTGCCCACGCACGAAGAAAATGCGATAGCATTTTTGAGGAGTCTTCGTGCCTTCTGCGAAAATCAACAGAGTGCCAAAATTAACTATTCCCTTTCAATACAGTTATTTATTTATTTTTCTAATTCAAGTAGTAAATCTCCTGTTTGGATACTGTCTTCGTTTTTGACGTAGATGTCTTTTATTTCTCCTGTGAAAGGTGCTTGGACCGTTGTTTCCATTTTCATTGCCTCCGTGATCATGAGGTGATCGCCTCGTTCCACGCGTTCTCCTTTTTCCACCAATACTT from Neobacillus sp. CF12 encodes:
- a CDS encoding heme A synthase — its product is MQRSLKWLAVATTIGMILVLLGGALVTKTESGMGCGRSWPLCNGEFVPTEITPELVIELAHRLVSGAVGFLVLILSICSWKAIGHIRETKFLSFLSFFFLLLQGLIGAAAVIWEQSDFILALHFGISLISFAAVLLLTLLIFEIDKKFDADKLIIDKKMGYHIVSISIYSYFVIYTGALVRHTESSLVCRDWPLCINTSPALPSNLYEWVQMGHRTAAGFIFIWIAYVTFLAVKNYRQQKVIYWGWISAFTLVSLQVLSGALVVFTQLNLYIALMHALFITCLFGVLSYFLFLLSRSKKNR